The Arachis hypogaea cultivar Tifrunner chromosome 19, arahy.Tifrunner.gnm2.J5K5, whole genome shotgun sequence genome has a window encoding:
- the LOC112777169 gene encoding aconitate hydratase, cytoplasmic-like isoform X2, with protein MLRRLLTGKTLPKQVEIPFKPAWVLLEDFTGVPAVVDLDCMRDAMNKLGSDSNKINPLVGPGSLLQAPLDDDASRG; from the exons ATGTTGAGAAGATTATTGACTGGGAAAACACTTCCAAAGCAAGTTGAAATTCCTTTCAAGCCTGCGTGGGTCCTCTTGGAG GATTTTACTGGAGTCCCAGCTGTTGTTGACCTAGATTGCATGCGTGATGCAATGAATAAGCTTGGCAGTGATTCTAATAAGATTAATCCTCTG GTTGGCCCAGGTTCTTTACTTCAAGCCCCTTTGGATGATGATGCTAGTAGAG GGTGA
- the LOC112777169 gene encoding aconitate hydratase, cytoplasmic-like isoform X1 translates to MLRRLLTGKTLPKQVEIPFKPAWVLLEDFTGVPAVVDLDCMRDAMNKLGSDSNKINPLVGPGSLLQAPLDDDASRGTVTKHL, encoded by the exons ATGTTGAGAAGATTATTGACTGGGAAAACACTTCCAAAGCAAGTTGAAATTCCTTTCAAGCCTGCGTGGGTCCTCTTGGAG GATTTTACTGGAGTCCCAGCTGTTGTTGACCTAGATTGCATGCGTGATGCAATGAATAAGCTTGGCAGTGATTCTAATAAGATTAATCCTCTG GTTGGCCCAGGTTCTTTACTTCAAGCCCCTTTGGATGATGATGCTAGTAGAGGCAC GGTGACAAAGCATCTTTGA